The sequence CCTCTTCCCGCTACGACGCCCTCAAGGCGCGCATCCGTGGCCCCGTGTTTCCGATCCCGATCCCGTTCACGAGCGACGAGTCGGTGGACTATGCGGCCATCCGAACGTACGCCAACTTCCTGGTGGAGCACGGCGCGCCCGTCTTGTTGATGACGGTCGGCACCAGCCGGTTTAACCTGCTCACGCGGGATGAGATGATGGCGGCGAACGCGGCGCTGGTCGAGGCCGTCGACGGCCGCGCGATGGCCGTGGCCGCCGGCCCGGGTCCGTTTTCCGGCTCGACCCGTGAAAACAGTGCCTTCGCCCGCCACGCCCGCTCCATCGGCGCCGACGCCATCCTGCTCGTTTACCCTGAACGGTGGTACGGCGACGAGCCGGTCGTCGGGTTCTTCAACGACGTCGCCGCCAGCGCGGATATCGGCGTCATGGTGCATGCCGTGGCGATGCGCGACGGCTTTGGCGGGATGCACGCCCGCCGGCTGATGGATCTGGCGCTGCTCGAAAAGATCGCGGCTATCGAGAATGTGATCGGGGTCAAGGAAGAAAACGGCGAACGCGCCGTGTACGAAGCCATTCTCGCCGGCCTCAACCACCTGCTGCCCATCATCGGCGCTGGCGGGGCCATGCGGCGCTTTATCAACGACGCGAAGCTCGGCGCCTTCACGTACCTCGTCGGCATCGGGAGCTTCCGCCCGGACCTGGCGATGACTTTCTACCGCGCCGTCATGGCCGGCGACGAAGCACGCGCGACGGCCATCGCGGCCGCGTACGAAGATCCGTACTTCGCAAAGGCCGTCTCCTACGGCTGGCACCGTGCACTCAAGGAGACGCTGCACGTCCTCGGGCTCATGCCGCCCTACGAACGCGCGCCCCTCGATCGGCTGAAGCCGGCGGAGTGCGACGCACTGCGCGAACTCGTCCACTCGATCGGATTCCAGAAAAAAGCCTGACGTCATGCAAATCATCCACGACACCTCCCGGCATGCCCCGGACGCGCCCTACCTTATCGCCGAAATGGCCTGCGCCCACGAGGGCAAGGAGAGCCGCGCCCGCCGGCTCATCGACGCCGCCGTCGCCGCCGGCTTCGACGCCATCCAACTCCAGATCTTCCGCCGCGCCCACCAGGTGACGCCGAATCACCGGCTCTTTCCGCTGCTCGGCAAACTCGAACTCAACGACGAGGCCTGGGAGTCGATCATCGCCCACGCGCGGCAGTACGAGATCGACGTATTTGTCTTCGCCTACGATCTCCCCAGCCTCGAATTCGCCCTCCGCCAGGGGATCGACGGCATCAAACTCAGCTCGGCCGACCTCTCGAATCCGGAGATGCTCGAACGCGCGGCCCGGTCTGGCCTCACCGTCACCCTCGGCACAGGCGCTTCGACCCTCGACGAAGTCAGCCAGGCCCTGGCCATGATGCCGGACGCCGGCCCGGTCGTCCTCATGCACGGCATGCAGAACTTCCCCACGGTGCTCGACGACGCCCACGTCAGCCGCATCGCCCTCCTGCGCCATGTGTTCGGGCTACCCGTCGGGTATCAGGATCATACCGACGCTGAACTGCCCCTCAGCAGGGTCATCGACCTCCTGGCGCTCGGCTATGGCGCCGGCTACCTCGAAAAACACATCACGCTCGATCGTTCCGAAAAGGGGACGGACTATCAGGCCGCGCTCGAGCCGGCCGAGATGATCGCCTATGTGGCCACCATGCGCGAAGCCGCCCGCGCCGCCGGCTCGTACGGACTCAAGCCCTTCTCCGATAGCGACATCCAGTATCGCATCTTCCAGAAAAAACGGATCGTCGCCTCGCGCCGCATTCCCGGCGGCACCCGCATCACCCGCGATCATGTAGCCTTTCTCCGCTGCGAGCAGGAAGCCGGCTTTTCACCGATGCAGCTGGATCAGGTGCTGGGCAAAGCCGCCGCCGGCGACATTGAACCGTACACACTCATCGACACCGCCGCGCTCGCCGACGCCTGAAAGAACCTTCACCCATGGATCACAAACGAAGCATCGAGCGCATCCAGGCCATCGAGGAAGCCTGCCAGGTCGAATCGATCCGCTACAAGGACCTCGCCCTCTGGCCGTACATCCGCATGCAGTTGTGGGCGCGGATGCTCAACCCGGATCGATTCCCACAGAAGCCGGAAATCGGGCTCGCCCAGTGGGCGCGGATGCACGCGGCATCGTTTGCCGAGCCGGCTAACTACACGGCCTACATGCGCCACCACGAACAGCACCTCCGGCAACGCCTCGCGCTGGCCGGCCGGGAGCCGATCGATGCGCTATTTTTCTCGCGGGTGGAAGACCACGCCGACCGATTCGGCGGACGGTATTACAACCGGCACATCGACCCGATGGTCGACCTTGTCCGCCCGACGCACTCGTTCTTGAAGCTCGAGCTCGCCACCGCCGGCGCGGCCCAGACCGTGCCCCGCTTCGAGCCTACGACGTTCGTCGACTCCACGGACTTCGTCCGCTACGACGCCCGGCGCAGCCTTATCCAGACGTTCCAGGCCGGCGAACCGGCGTCGGGAATCGAGGGGATCGATGGGTTTTTTGCTGAACTCCGACGCCTGGAGCCGGGCCTTCCGTTCAGCCGCGAACAACTCTTCCTGGACGCCGAACAACTCATCCATTTCCGGGCGTATTTCCGGTCGATGCTCGAAGCCGTCCGGCCGCGCGCTGTGTTCGCCGTCTGTTATTACTACGATCTCGCGATGGCGCTCATGGCGGCCTGCCACGACCTGGGCATCGTTTCGGTGGATGTGCAACACGGCAAGCAGGGGCAATACCACGCGCTTTATACGCACTGGCAACGGGTGCCGGCCGAGGGTTACGCCATGTTACCCCGCGTCTTCTGGTGCTGGGGAGAGGAATCTCGCCAGCACATCGAACGCTGGATGCCGGCCGCGTCCCGGCCGACGCATCGCGTCGAAGTGGGGGGCAACCGCTGGCTGGCGAAATGGGTCCATCGGGATACCGATGCGCTTACCCTGGACGCGCCAGACACCGAGGCGCTGCGGCGCATCGAGGGTGATGGGAAGGTCGTCCTCGTATCGCTCCAACCCGTCACGCCGATCCTCCCCGAATGGCTGTTTGAGGCGATCGCGCAGGCGCCGCCCACCTGGCGCTGGCTGCTGCGCCTGCACCCGTTGCAGCGGGAGCAGCTGCCGGCGTGTGAAACCCGGATCCGCGAACGCGGCCTGCGAAACGTGGATCTGCAGGATGCGACCCGACTCCCGCTGTATGCCCTGCTCCAGCGCGCCCATCATCACGTGACGCAGTGGTCGACCGTCGGCTACGAGGCGCTCGCGTTCGACATTCCGACCACGATCGTCGGTGAGACCGGGGCGACCATGTTTCAAGCGGATATCCGCCAGAACCGATTCCTCTTCGCACCCGACGCCGCCCATCTCGTGGCCCAGATCGCAGAAGGCCATCCAGGAGCGTCGGCCCCACATTCCGCCGCTTACATCGAGACGGACAACAATCTCGCCCGGGCTGCCCTGGATGCTATATTGCCCTCGCTTG is a genomic window of Rhodothermales bacterium containing:
- a CDS encoding dihydrodipicolinate synthase family protein, which translates into the protein SSRYDALKARIRGPVFPIPIPFTSDESVDYAAIRTYANFLVEHGAPVLLMTVGTSRFNLLTRDEMMAANAALVEAVDGRAMAVAAGPGPFSGSTRENSAFARHARSIGADAILLVYPERWYGDEPVVGFFNDVAASADIGVMVHAVAMRDGFGGMHARRLMDLALLEKIAAIENVIGVKEENGERAVYEAILAGLNHLLPIIGAGGAMRRFINDAKLGAFTYLVGIGSFRPDLAMTFYRAVMAGDEARATAIAAAYEDPYFAKAVSYGWHRALKETLHVLGLMPPYERAPLDRLKPAECDALRELVHSIGFQKKA
- a CDS encoding N-acetylneuraminate synthase family protein, encoding MQIIHDTSRHAPDAPYLIAEMACAHEGKESRARRLIDAAVAAGFDAIQLQIFRRAHQVTPNHRLFPLLGKLELNDEAWESIIAHARQYEIDVFVFAYDLPSLEFALRQGIDGIKLSSADLSNPEMLERAARSGLTVTLGTGASTLDEVSQALAMMPDAGPVVLMHGMQNFPTVLDDAHVSRIALLRHVFGLPVGYQDHTDAELPLSRVIDLLALGYGAGYLEKHITLDRSEKGTDYQAALEPAEMIAYVATMREAARAAGSYGLKPFSDSDIQYRIFQKKRIVASRRIPGGTRITRDHVAFLRCEQEAGFSPMQLDQVLGKAAAGDIEPYTLIDTAALADA